The stretch of DNA TCTGCCGCTGCGACTGCTGCTCCGTCGTCGTCGCGGCCGCGGACTTCTTGGATCTCTTCTCCGCCGCCTCGTcggtgtcgatctgctgctgcCGGCACTCCTCGCTGCAGAACGGGTGTCGCCTCTGCGCCAGCAAAGAATCACGTTTACACATGCCACCATCGCAGTCAAACCCCAGCGCATGACGGCGTAAGATGTTTACCTGTACATGAAGATGTCCTTGTTTCCAGCGATTGTCCGCCCGCACCGGAAGCAGGCGTCGAGGTAGTGGTggccgagctcgccggcgtcgtcaCGGGACCCGCGCCGGGGCCTCGGCGACGGCGAGCTCCGGTTGCGGGGGGAGGAGTGCACGACGGGGAGGAACCCTCTGTGGACAATTTCAGAGGTCTCCAGGGAGCTGGGGAAGTAGTAGAAGTCCTCCATTTCCAGGCTCGGTTGGTGTCCGTCTAGCTCCCTCCTTGTTGCTCGGTTGgttgggaggaaggaggaaggaggtggTGGAGTTTGGCGGGGAGAGGAGCGCGGGTTATAAAGGGCCGCATGGCAGGGGAAGTGTGTGCTTTTCGTTTTGGACCCTGGGTTTCGTGCGGGATCCCGGCGTGATCCTGACATCCTGTACGGCTGCATAGTTGGAGtagttctttctttctttctttctttctttgcgtaTATCAAACACCTAGATGCACGTACGCCTATCCTGTGGCGGAGACACTACATTACTTGCCATGCACATGCACATAATTTACTGTGTTTAAACTGAAAAACATAAAAGCATGAAATCATCCGGACATCTTCAACACCGACACACAAACCTCTCACACGCGTCCGGACCGTGCTGTCCTGACAGCGGAAGCCATCCAAGGCGGGCTAGTATCGGTCCGTGGAGCGGTCCGAACGTGATTTCTCCCGCAAGCGGAGACAAACATGGGGGCTTTACGGAAGTCCAGACCGGTCCCACGCCCGTTTTCTGACCGCAGACCCACCAAAAACCCCTCTCCTCTCCCACGCATTTTCTGTCGGCGTTGTTCCAGAGTGTCAGcgcccgcattcatgcccggccaggcgAACACGACTGCTCACTGGCATCGTCATTGAAGCGGCACGCTGGCCGAGAGAGCGTCTACACCGCTTCTCGGTGCGCGCGACTGCCACGCGTTCAAACGACACGATGCCGTAGTTCATCTGTCTGCCGCCCACATTGATGGCATTCAGTTGCCGAGGCGTCTCCTCCGGCGCCACCCGCCTGCCCCtttgccgcccaccattgctataaaaGCCAGTGCCCCGGTCATAGCTGCAGTCATCCACCTTTGATCCCTCTCCGCACCACTCCCACCATGGATACCTCCCCCGCCAAAGCTCTTTGGGATGGGATGATGTCAGAACAGAAGAAGGATATCGCCGCCATTACTGCAGGCTGGCTGGTAGGCAGACAAcgaaggacgacgacgtcccaatggaggacACTTCCGACGATGAAACGACGCCACTATCCTCCTCCTCCGAGccaccttcctcctcctctgtgcccccgtcgccggtgcattgcaccataaccatcggcgaggcccgtgtccattacatggacatggtgcgggaggagcaggaggagcagtTTCGGGAAGCGCAGGCCGATGCCTCCCacaaccaccacctcctccaagagCATCTCACCGCCGGCAGAGCGGTCGCGCCAGACGCGAATATggcggagcaggaggcactgctcgaATCCTACTGCTCCGCCTAGCCCGCTGGCGATACCGGCAGCAGGTGGCGGACGTGGCGGCCGCTGGCAGTGCGAAGATGAGGCGGGCGAGGTGGTGTTTGCCGAGACCGACGGCAAGGAGGAGGAAATCGCCGAGTCCGTGCCCCGCCACGACGACCACGAAGCTCGCACATCGCCGACAGTTAGGAAGAGTAGTGCACGGAAGGTCACCGCTCAAGATGGCAACGGGGACGAAACCCACCGGGTTTTGCTTGTCCAAACCCATCCCCACGAGAAAATCGCAaacccgtccccgtccccatcaACGTGCGCGGGGTTAAATTCTTGCCCATCCCCTAAACCCATCGGATTTTAGAAACCCACGGGAACCCATCCCCACGAGCAGTCAACAACATTTGGAAGAAAAACAGGAGCATATTACAGCAGCAGGCGACGGCTGGGGGACCTAGGTTTAGGATTATGTGTCGTgttgtgcgggagagagagagtCCTAAAGAGCGAGCAACACTGCAGAGACCGAGCGAGGGGTTGGTCTGTACTCCAGGGCCTCGACACTGTGGGGCTCGGCTGCTCAGGCACTGTGGCTTTGGGCCACTTGAGTCAAGATGGATCGGTACGTGCTAAATAATGTATTTTGACGGGttttgtcgggtttcgggttcgggTAGTACTCAAATGGGTTTAAACCCGCGAAACATGCCGGGTTTTATAATGTACCCACGAGCAGCCCCGCGGGGATAGAAAGTCGCTCATCCCCgtcccctaatagggtaaaaaccGGCGGGGATGCGGGTTTCGGGGCCTCATTGCCATCTTGAGTCACCGCTGCTCTGGTCCGAGGAAGGGCACCGCTCCTCCCCTCCCGtttacgccaagcttggtgggttgAACATCATCAGCCGATTAGCCGCTTGGTGTCGACATGGAGGCGGACAACTTCGCTTCCCGTGGCTCCGGAGGCAGAGGTTATAGAGTCAGAGCTGGAAAGCGCCGAGGCGGAGATGAAAAATGCGAAGCTTCAGTTCTCTTGGTTCACGGTGGGGCACGGGGAACGGGCGCCAACGATCATTTAGACATAGCCGGACGAGCTCCGCTTAgttgatgtaaatgtaatgaaatccatcatgtttaaatGAAATTCGTCATGTTTAAATGAAAtttgtcatgtttatatgaaatccggccgtgtttatatgaaatccggtcgTGTTTGATCGAATTTTGTCTGGTACCTATCCACGGAAGGATGTTGGGGAAATTTCCGGGTTGCCGTTAAAGATGCCCTAATACCACAATACATTATGTACAATATGTTATAGTATAAGTGAACTTTGCGTAAAAAATATTATGCGCACTAACATTCTTTTTTGAGGAACTGGCAGATCATCTGCCTATATATTGAGCAGGAGTAAAACAAATACAAAGGTCCTTACATGGGAAGAGAAATAAAGAACTAGTCTAGCCTAATCAGGTTCAGGTTCAGGAGAATTCTGTGTGTCACTAGTCCAATGAAAGGAGAGCATTGGCTGGAGGATGCCTTGCTTGATCAGGTTAAGCAGCTAAATCATCATTTGGAGTATGGGGCATTGTGGTTTGATTTTCTTTTAACGTTCAAAGAACCATCTCGATCTTAATTTTCGCCAACAACACCCGGGCAAGATGGAGATGGTGCGAAAGGCCGACCATTGCGCTTCATTCCAAAATCTACCAAGAAACTAGCATGAACACCAAATAGATCACTAATGCCTCACATTTGTGATGACGGCTAACTGCCAATGTTTCCACAACATTGTGGGTTCCTCACATGGTAGGAGTTCAAGACCCGAACCCGTTCCTCCATATTCCCAAGATGTGCATCGAGTTAAGGCAACTAAAGGGTAGGTGAGCCTCCTAATCATGAACTTGCTTGCATATGGGCATAAACCACATTTTGGACACCTTGGCTATCAACCCCTATACCCCTCTTAGGGACGAGGAGCCAAGCAAAATTACTTTTAACAGGACCCAAGCCTTTAGCATGGTGTGGTACAATGTGGTATCCATGTTACCGAGGAATTGAGTGAAATATGTTGAATCTGCTAATAGTCCCATAGTGCCATGGCCCTTGAGCAGATGGATCCACTAGTGTCATGGGCCAATTAAAGCTGATTAACCCATGATTAACCCGCTACATAAGTCAAGTTTTCATTTGATGTGCTCGACCGTTAATCCACTGTACATTCTGATGTTGGTGACTTAGGCTGTGTCCTACATATAACGCACCATTTCTTCTCAAACATCTTAAAAATAAGGGACATGATATTTCTATGTTCAGCTTGGAGTTATGCAGCCCGGTTGCTGTTATCTTGGTTTATTCTCGTTAGAGCATGTATATTGGTTGATAAAACTGTATTTTTATCTATATTCCATGTCATTTTTAGAGAATACAAAAGAACATCTTATATAATGGATTAACTTTTAGTATATTATCTCTAGCAATCAATGTTTACATGCTCATAAAATTATGGGGTGATCTAAATTGAACTAAGAATGTGTAGCTAAGAGAGGACATCTTGTACAACTAAGAAAATGTCAATATTTCTTAattatgatattatctcttatataagAGATGATAAATATCATTTTATTTCATTTCTGAGTATTCCAACCCAAATCCATCCTATGTGGCGTTACTAATTGTATTGTATGTGCTATTGCTTTTTTGTGCGTGAGTAGGTCAGTGGCGAATTCACCATTAGGGCAAGCAGGGGCCTCCCTTGCACATTGACCAGCGGGCGCGGCATCATCAAGCTCCATTGTTATCCGTCACCCTGGCAAATTTTGATCTCTGGGCCCGCCATGGGCTGGGTGACAATAGGGATACTGTTTGAGTGTTTGTTTAGTGGACGAATACAAAGTGAGCTCAGCATTGTTAGTGCTTTCGTGCTAGTACTTTCATGCTAGTACTGATGCTATCTCGTTAAATGAAAAAAATGTGAACGAATAATGAGAAAAGGACTGAAATTAATAGCGCGTAACTTAATATGATAAAACAAAAAATAAGACATCAAGAATCATAGAAATTTTATGCCTTGGTGATGTGTTCATCCTCCATCACCCCTTTCTGAAAAGGAACAAACCAATGATGGAACAAGAACTAAATAAAGCTGGAGGTTCTACTAAAAGCCGGGAAGTGCCAATATATAAGAGGCCGATCCTTGTATGAGAACAATAAAAATTAAGGTGGTTAGGCAACtggttcaagttgcaacaaatctaGAGCTTGGCTCCTTTGAGTGCTTATGTGGCTAATCGGGTGGCCGAGCAAAAGCAGGCGCATATATGGTGGCATGGTCCGCCGATACTATAAGAGATCTCATATTATAACGAGCAGCACAGCCGGCCTCATGGGCTCGAGCTCTTCATATTCTATGCGATTCCCCCCTTCTCGGAGCCATTGGTGTTTTGATTACTATTGCTGGCAGCAAACCGTTGATGTACGTTTAGTATATGAGCATTTTGACTTCTGGAACTCAGTCGGCTCCTTGTCCTGTTGCAGTTACGTACATTGCGCATGCCTCCAAACAACGCGTACGTGGTAGCATTGGCAATTGGCATGCTTGCATTGCTTGATCTTTTACCAATGCTGTTGGATTAGTGTTCAAATTGCAGGTTTAAAACTTGCTGTAATATGTCAGTGGGGGTTTAGTCAAACGTGTTGTGTCAACCATATCATATAGAAAGGATTTCATCAAGGTCAAACACTCGGGGGGTAGCTCTCTGAAATTTACTTCTAGTACATGTATAGATCCACAACTTGGTGAATTACAGGGGACCATATGACTGACCTCCTTGGAAACGGGGTGATTTTTTGCCTTTGCCGTACGCATGCAAGGATTAGCCATGCAAATAGTAAGAACGCCAAGGTTGCATACACAAGTACATTTTTTTATGGACTTGTGAGCAAAATGCACCATTATTGTATCACTGTTCACTAGTACCCCTATATAATCTAATGAATACAGTGCTTGTACATTATACAAAGGACATGTCCTtgtcttttattttatttatttgtttCGAGGGGGAGGACATGTCCCTGTCGATTGGTCATTTTCATGGCACCAAATACTGAAATACATTGCGGTGCCTTCTCAAACTTAATAATGCTCACTCACTATACAAATACTACTCCTACATAATGAGGTTTTTTTTTGCGTGTATCCTACATAATGAGGTTGAGCACATTATTCAGAGAGAAACCGGGCCGCGGTACCGGCATACAAACACACACCAGCTTGCAGCTTTTCGTAGATTTTGGGTGCGTTTGGATTCCCTCGGCTCCGTGGCTCCGCGCGCCGAAGCAGAGTGGCAATCCAGTTTTAATTTGCGGAGCTGGTAAAACGCTGCTCCGCGCGCTCCGCTCCGCGGAGAGCTGCAGAACAGGCGCTTCATTTCATCAGCTTGCACGCGCTTGTTCGGCCGGCTACAGTGTTCATCTACGTCTCCGTCATTGGGCCACTTGATTTTTACAGTTGCCGTTTACCTGGACGAAACGAGTTGGGACAGCCGGCCGGCATGGGCTGCGACGTTGTGGTGGGACTTGGTTAGATTGGCTACAGGTTGCAGCAGGTAGCGTGTCATGCTAGCCGAGACCGAGAGCAGCAGCTGTGTCTTTGTGAATGGTGATGGCCAATCCAATCCAATCTAAGCTAAGGCCGAATATATGTATCATCAATGAACACACAGCCTATAACCTAGACGCGCGAGCAAAACATGTGCTCCATGTCTTGCCACGATGCAAGATAACGGGACAATCCCTACATAGTTCGGCCCTAGACATCTGGAGCGCGCGTACAGCCCCTGTTTTCCTCTTCCCTCCTAGGATGGTCCGGTTACTTTTGTTAGGGTACGTACGTACGTAGCCGTTTTGCTCCATAACCAACCATATCCTCTCGAAGCCTCGAACTAGCTAG from Triticum dicoccoides isolate Atlit2015 ecotype Zavitan chromosome 6A, WEW_v2.0, whole genome shotgun sequence encodes:
- the LOC119319446 gene encoding FCS-Like Zinc finger 2-like — translated: MEDFYYFPSSLETSEIVHRGFLPVVHSSPRNRSSPSPRPRRGSRDDAGELGHHYLDACFRCGRTIAGNKDIFMYRGDTRSAARSAGSSRSTPTRRRRRDPRSPRPRRRRSSSRSGRARTECPSGLGRSVHGSNGLLCSTLLRPYRLQDCGCMRTDVI